In one Cronobacter dublinensis subsp. dublinensis LMG 23823 genomic region, the following are encoded:
- a CDS encoding M48 family metallopeptidase: MNRKHLAYLFLVPLLVACYAVWQHWRVSDILESVDSSNHLIQVASDAMKKDPKAIIEFESDGKNYRVPAAEVIESERSVQNEYAGQIMLARAQGGMTSFAIGLALLCIAINAGAIALCRRSVTIAKQSQDALVQAFDRCRKLLPWLMVTQIVCCGLALFAVVGYETLWFATHFKMNAGGIKVMFLALLVLFGILWVLYKSLGSIRRCFALFQPEPNHVVGHNLTREQAPALWSLVESLAQKTGAMVPDNIVVGMLEGFYVTANNVQLEDGPLLTGQTLYFPLTWAAMLDKDETSAVIGHELGHFAGQDTQYSLRFAPLYAGITNSIHTMAESQQNAPFIDHVVLYPSLYMGVYFIEQLHETVSHWSRIREHAADEMGARASSAQALASSLLRISAISEPLDNTLEDFFNGKPGFDDLVAALAARIGEEGFGDIQRYLEHKAAHPTDSHPPSRSRIEALGCAIDDTLIGHATRPAPQDAWENLRLWFAQPEALTGKMTGELAGKVAEHREEFRRELEEVVQQSGEAVTLYSGKKVFFVGGILAVVLFIATFALLVVVNPFTMAGADGVKMIATGLGTGLLGLLTCFVLWQQWQKRDIPFLTMTPDALQCRQFTAGIPLSAIEDFSVQTANHTTTVTLFYREGFEPPRAVGGRWKNYTRVKRSKRKLAFVFIGGLREGDGRKTYSAEMLVELLVRNLNAIHARDALARF; this comes from the coding sequence ATGAACAGGAAGCATCTCGCTTATCTTTTTCTGGTGCCGCTGCTGGTGGCCTGCTATGCCGTCTGGCAGCACTGGCGCGTTAGCGACATTCTGGAGAGCGTCGACAGCTCAAACCACCTGATTCAGGTCGCGAGCGACGCGATGAAAAAGGACCCGAAAGCGATCATTGAATTCGAGAGCGACGGGAAAAACTATCGCGTTCCGGCCGCTGAAGTGATTGAGAGCGAGCGGAGCGTGCAGAACGAATACGCCGGGCAGATCATGCTGGCGCGCGCCCAGGGCGGGATGACGTCATTCGCCATCGGCCTTGCGCTGCTCTGTATCGCTATCAACGCGGGCGCTATCGCGCTGTGTCGTCGTAGCGTGACGATAGCGAAACAGTCGCAGGACGCGCTGGTGCAGGCGTTTGACAGATGCCGCAAGCTGCTGCCGTGGCTGATGGTGACGCAAATCGTCTGCTGTGGGCTGGCGCTGTTCGCGGTCGTCGGGTATGAGACGCTCTGGTTCGCCACCCACTTCAAAATGAACGCGGGCGGCATCAAGGTGATGTTCCTGGCGCTGCTGGTGCTGTTCGGTATTTTGTGGGTGCTCTATAAAAGCCTCGGCAGCATCCGTCGCTGCTTCGCGCTGTTCCAGCCGGAGCCGAACCACGTTGTGGGCCATAACCTGACGCGCGAGCAGGCGCCTGCGCTCTGGAGCCTGGTGGAGTCGCTCGCGCAGAAAACCGGGGCGATGGTGCCGGATAATATCGTAGTCGGGATGCTGGAAGGCTTTTACGTCACCGCCAACAATGTGCAGCTTGAAGACGGTCCGCTGCTGACCGGCCAGACGCTGTACTTCCCGCTCACCTGGGCGGCGATGCTCGATAAAGACGAAACCAGCGCGGTGATAGGCCATGAGCTGGGTCACTTTGCAGGTCAGGATACCCAGTACAGCCTGCGCTTCGCGCCGCTTTACGCGGGCATTACCAACAGTATCCACACGATGGCGGAGAGCCAGCAAAACGCGCCGTTTATCGATCACGTGGTGCTGTATCCGTCGCTCTATATGGGCGTCTATTTTATCGAGCAACTGCATGAAACGGTGAGCCACTGGAGCCGTATTCGCGAACACGCCGCTGACGAAATGGGCGCGCGCGCCAGCTCGGCGCAGGCGCTGGCCTCGTCGCTGCTGCGTATTTCCGCCATCAGCGAGCCGCTGGACAACACGCTGGAAGATTTCTTCAACGGCAAACCGGGCTTTGACGATCTCGTGGCCGCGCTGGCAGCCCGCATTGGCGAAGAGGGCTTTGGCGATATTCAGCGTTACCTTGAGCATAAAGCCGCGCACCCGACCGACAGCCACCCGCCGTCACGCTCGCGTATTGAAGCGCTCGGCTGCGCTATCGACGATACGCTGATCGGCCACGCCACGCGCCCGGCACCGCAGGATGCGTGGGAAAACCTGCGTCTGTGGTTCGCACAGCCTGAAGCGCTTACCGGTAAGATGACTGGCGAACTTGCCGGGAAAGTGGCGGAGCACCGCGAAGAGTTCCGCCGCGAGCTGGAAGAAGTGGTGCAGCAGTCTGGCGAGGCCGTCACCCTTTATTCCGGCAAAAAAGTCTTTTTCGTCGGCGGTATTCTGGCGGTGGTGCTGTTTATCGCCACGTTTGCCCTGCTGGTGGTCGTTAATCCGTTTACTATGGCGGGTGCTGACGGTGTCAAAATGATTGCCACCGGGCTGGGCACGGGCCTCCTGGGCTTGCTGACCTGCTTCGTGCTCTGGCAGCAGTGGCAGAAGCGTGACATTCCGTTCCTGACAATGACGCCGGACGCGCTGCAGTGCCGTCAGTTCACCGCAGGCATTCCGCTTAGCGCCATTGAGGATTTCTCGGTGCAAACCGCCAACCACACCACCACCGTGACGCTGTTTTACCGCGAAGGGTTTGAACCGCCGCGCGCGGTCGGTGGTCGCTGGAAAAACTACACCCGCGTGAAGCGCAGCAAGCGTAAGCTGGCGTTTGTGTTTATCGGCGGGCTGCGCGAAGGGGATGGCCGTAAAACGTACTCCGCTGAGATGCTGGTGGAGCTGCTGGTGCGTAACCTTAACGCCATCCATGCGCGCGACGCGCTGGCGCGTTTCTGA
- a CDS encoding M48 family metallopeptidase, whose product MNKKSVTYLFLIPLILFFYAAWQNGRVNTVVERAAYETQIIETASQSPQATLTYRRDGQEVDLPAAEAQEAARRYLDENRDWISAADIERFLAHWSMWFTALSLLINAGVVALCRFCVLQGKRSQRALLNAFYLSRFLLPLFMGAQLLIGPTYQLSLLFYEMIWAAIHFELSLKAGKVFLFLFIMAAALLWFFGRVLVTVVKCYGLFRPVAKPVLGLRVSRTEAPALWQAVDALSKGADAPDNIVVGLTENFYVTASPVQLDNGEMVTGQTLYFPLTWAALLSPEEITAVVGHELGHFSGKDTEFSRRFLPLYAGFSRSLEALEPQEGKKPFASVLELRTALYSAHYFLEQFHGMVMYWRQQREHAADEAGAKASSPQALASALLRIVALSGPVDEYLSEVYQAKVQTDNVVTSLLAHLSGRPLPDPRDYLEQEISHPYDSHPSSRSRIEALGCSVELSAIQASRPVTMQSYAHLQTLFADVDGLARALTAHLVGEVAEQRNVWREELNTVVQAASGEKAIYSRSRISRGGILTIVTFVSLIVAFHTGREWDYPPGKREFTALILTLVFVYFCWLGVRSVLRYWRASKEPIMILTPQSLIFSELTEPVPLSALTGYQFFLTKNDMLIELEYKEGYQPPPLAGSRFRAYRHVDKKARQMLLDVSGKLRDADNKPVSQEQLMELVEMYFHAPAAQAELHTMQ is encoded by the coding sequence ATGAATAAAAAGAGCGTCACTTACCTCTTTTTAATACCGCTTATTCTGTTCTTTTATGCCGCCTGGCAAAACGGGCGCGTTAACACGGTGGTTGAGCGCGCTGCGTATGAAACGCAGATTATTGAGACCGCCAGCCAGTCGCCGCAGGCGACCCTCACGTATCGTCGCGATGGGCAGGAGGTTGACCTGCCTGCCGCCGAGGCACAGGAGGCAGCCAGGCGTTATCTGGATGAAAACAGAGACTGGATTAGCGCGGCTGACATTGAGCGCTTTCTGGCACACTGGAGTATGTGGTTCACGGCCCTCAGTTTACTGATTAATGCGGGCGTGGTGGCGCTGTGCCGTTTCTGCGTGCTGCAAGGCAAGCGTTCGCAGCGGGCGCTGTTAAACGCGTTTTACCTGTCTCGCTTTTTGCTACCCCTTTTTATGGGCGCGCAGTTGCTGATAGGCCCGACCTATCAGCTAAGCCTGCTGTTTTATGAAATGATCTGGGCTGCGATACACTTCGAGCTCAGTCTCAAGGCAGGTAAAGTCTTTTTATTTCTTTTCATCATGGCAGCCGCTTTGCTGTGGTTTTTCGGGCGCGTGCTGGTGACGGTCGTGAAATGCTACGGCCTGTTCCGCCCGGTGGCGAAGCCGGTGCTCGGGCTGCGTGTCAGCCGCACTGAGGCCCCCGCGCTCTGGCAGGCGGTGGACGCGCTGTCAAAGGGCGCTGACGCGCCAGATAACATCGTGGTGGGGCTTACGGAAAATTTCTACGTTACCGCAAGCCCGGTGCAGCTTGATAACGGCGAGATGGTAACTGGCCAGACGCTTTATTTCCCGCTCACCTGGGCGGCACTGCTGAGTCCGGAAGAAATAACGGCCGTGGTGGGGCATGAGCTTGGGCACTTCAGTGGAAAAGATACGGAATTTAGTCGCCGCTTTTTACCGCTTTACGCCGGGTTTAGCCGCAGCCTTGAGGCGCTGGAACCCCAGGAGGGGAAAAAGCCTTTCGCGAGCGTGCTGGAGCTTCGCACCGCGTTATACAGTGCGCATTATTTTCTCGAGCAATTCCACGGCATGGTGATGTACTGGCGTCAGCAGCGTGAACACGCCGCCGATGAAGCGGGCGCAAAAGCGAGCTCGCCGCAGGCACTCGCCTCGGCGCTGTTGCGTATTGTTGCGCTGAGTGGCCCGGTGGATGAGTATCTGAGCGAGGTTTACCAGGCGAAAGTCCAGACCGATAACGTTGTGACGTCGCTGCTGGCCCATCTCAGCGGTCGCCCGCTGCCAGACCCGCGCGATTATCTCGAACAAGAGATTTCGCACCCTTATGACTCCCACCCGTCGTCCCGTTCGCGTATCGAGGCGCTGGGCTGCTCCGTCGAGCTGTCGGCGATCCAGGCTTCACGCCCGGTCACGATGCAAAGTTACGCGCACCTGCAGACGCTGTTTGCCGATGTCGACGGGCTGGCGCGCGCGCTTACCGCGCACCTCGTAGGTGAAGTCGCCGAACAGCGCAATGTCTGGCGCGAAGAGCTCAATACCGTGGTGCAGGCCGCTTCAGGCGAAAAAGCGATCTACAGCCGCAGCCGTATTTCGCGCGGCGGAATTCTGACTATCGTCACGTTTGTCTCGCTGATAGTGGCCTTTCATACCGGTCGTGAGTGGGATTACCCGCCCGGCAAGCGTGAGTTTACTGCGCTTATCCTCACGCTGGTGTTTGTCTATTTCTGCTGGCTTGGCGTTCGCAGCGTGCTGCGTTACTGGCGCGCCAGCAAAGAGCCCATCATGATCCTGACGCCGCAAAGCCTGATTTTCAGCGAGCTCACCGAACCGGTGCCGCTTTCCGCGCTGACCGGCTATCAGTTCTTCCTCACGAAAAACGATATGCTGATAGAACTTGAATACAAAGAAGGCTACCAGCCTCCGCCGTTGGCTGGCTCGCGCTTTCGGGCGTATCGCCATGTGGATAAAAAAGCGCGCCAGATGCTGCTGGATGTGAGCGGCAAACTGCGTGATGCCGACAATAAACCGGTTTCGCAAGAACAACTGATGGAGCTGGTGGAAATGTATTTCCATGCGCCCGCCGCCCAGGCGGAACTCCATACGATGCAATAA